From the Clavibacter phaseoli genome, one window contains:
- a CDS encoding extracellular solute-binding protein, translating into MPIDPRSALGGFAARPFDRRGVLKLGAVLGGTAMLAACSGPSVGADAQATAAPDTDWDGIQPATDITWWTTHPGQTSDLEAQFASDFLAKTGITVNVVTGGASYDEIAQKLQAAAGTDSMPDMVNASDTWWFRYMVNKQSIAMDGLMAHLGFELDDFNEVFLDDYLYEGARYAVPYARSTPIFYYDKSIWQKAGLPDRAPDTWAELEEWAPAIMQATGGNPAVRLPQGSIGTWAMSNVLWGRGGRYSDGWDLELDQPETLEAARYAQGLVFDSKIANVAAASGDTAVDFAGGLAPCTIASAGAVGIVTASAKFPIGTGVLPGGPQGQFVPTGGTGLAVVGSKTKEQQLAAAMFIKHVTEVDQQVAFAKKTGYAPVRTSAGESSDLTGFWASNPAFRTVYDSLEHVRSQDWARTLIPNGDTYLQQPWSQILTQDADPAQVFPAAATQLTSAYTENVQPYL; encoded by the coding sequence ATGCCCATCGATCCCCGCTCGGCCCTCGGCGGCTTCGCCGCCCGCCCGTTCGACCGCCGCGGCGTGCTGAAGCTCGGCGCCGTCCTCGGCGGCACGGCGATGCTCGCCGCCTGCTCCGGTCCGTCCGTCGGCGCCGACGCGCAGGCGACGGCCGCCCCCGACACCGACTGGGACGGGATCCAGCCCGCCACGGACATCACCTGGTGGACCACGCACCCCGGCCAGACCTCCGACCTCGAGGCGCAGTTCGCATCCGACTTCCTCGCGAAGACCGGCATCACCGTCAACGTGGTGACCGGCGGCGCGAGCTACGACGAGATCGCGCAGAAGCTGCAGGCGGCCGCGGGCACCGACAGCATGCCCGACATGGTGAACGCGAGCGACACCTGGTGGTTCCGCTACATGGTCAACAAGCAGTCGATCGCCATGGACGGCCTCATGGCGCACCTCGGCTTCGAGCTCGACGACTTCAACGAGGTCTTCCTCGACGACTACCTCTACGAGGGCGCCCGCTACGCGGTGCCGTACGCCCGCTCGACGCCGATCTTCTACTACGACAAGTCGATCTGGCAGAAGGCCGGCCTGCCCGACCGCGCGCCCGACACCTGGGCCGAGCTCGAGGAGTGGGCGCCCGCGATCATGCAGGCCACCGGCGGCAACCCCGCCGTCCGCCTGCCGCAGGGATCCATCGGCACGTGGGCGATGAGCAACGTGCTCTGGGGCCGCGGCGGCCGGTACTCCGACGGCTGGGACCTGGAGCTCGACCAGCCCGAGACGCTCGAGGCGGCCCGCTACGCGCAGGGCCTCGTCTTCGACTCCAAGATCGCGAACGTGGCGGCGGCCAGCGGCGACACCGCTGTCGACTTCGCGGGCGGGCTCGCGCCCTGCACCATCGCCTCGGCGGGCGCGGTCGGCATCGTCACCGCGAGCGCCAAGTTCCCCATCGGCACGGGCGTGCTGCCGGGCGGCCCCCAGGGCCAGTTCGTCCCCACGGGCGGCACCGGCCTCGCGGTCGTCGGCAGCAAGACCAAGGAGCAGCAGCTCGCAGCGGCCATGTTCATCAAGCACGTCACGGAGGTCGACCAGCAGGTCGCGTTCGCGAAGAAGACCGGGTACGCGCCCGTGCGCACCTCCGCGGGCGAGTCGTCCGACCTCACGGGCTTCTGGGCGTCGAACCCCGCGTTCCGGACCGTGTACGACAGCCTCGAGCACGTGCGCTCGCAGGACTGGGCGCGCACGCTGATCCCGAACGGCGACACGTACCTGCAGCAGCCGTGGTCGCAGATCCTCACTCAGGACGCCGACCCGGCCCAGGTGTTCCCCGCCGCCGCGACGCAGCTCACGTCCGCCTACACGGAGAACGTGCAGCCCTACCTGTAG
- the trhA gene encoding PAQR family membrane homeostasis protein TrhA produces the protein MTPAAPSPGPLGTPDGASPEDDHVAHLPLVEDAQDVGPEPKPTWRGWLHAGMTPVALVLGIVLIAVADGTAARIACAVFVASSLLLFGVSAVYHRFDWSPRAKILLKRMDHANIFLLIAGSYTPITVLALPHGKSVLLLWLVWSGAVLGVLFRVLWIGAPRWLYVLLYLVLGYASLVFIVDFFRADAAMMTLILAGGLAYTVGAVAYALKRPNPWPGRFGFHEIFHAFTLVAFLCHWTGILLVATHPPVV, from the coding sequence ATGACGCCCGCCGCCCCGTCCCCCGGCCCGCTCGGCACCCCGGATGGCGCGTCGCCGGAGGACGACCACGTCGCCCACCTCCCGCTCGTCGAGGACGCGCAGGACGTCGGCCCGGAGCCGAAGCCCACCTGGCGCGGCTGGCTGCACGCGGGCATGACCCCGGTGGCGCTCGTGCTCGGGATCGTGCTCATCGCGGTCGCCGACGGGACCGCCGCGCGCATCGCGTGCGCCGTGTTCGTGGCGTCGTCGCTGCTGCTCTTCGGCGTCTCGGCCGTGTACCACCGGTTCGACTGGTCGCCGCGGGCGAAGATCCTCCTCAAGCGGATGGACCACGCCAACATCTTCCTGCTCATCGCGGGCTCGTACACGCCCATCACGGTGCTGGCGCTGCCGCACGGGAAGTCGGTGCTGCTGCTCTGGCTGGTGTGGTCGGGCGCGGTGCTCGGGGTGCTCTTCCGGGTGCTCTGGATCGGCGCCCCGCGCTGGCTCTACGTGCTGCTGTACCTCGTGCTCGGCTACGCGTCGCTCGTGTTCATCGTCGACTTCTTCCGCGCCGACGCGGCCATGATGACGCTCATCCTCGCGGGCGGCCTCGCCTACACGGTCGGCGCGGTCGCGTACGCGCTGAAGCGGCCGAACCCCTGGCCCGGCCGCTTCGGCTTCCACGAGATCTTCCACGCCTTCACGCTGGTGGCGTTCCTCTGCCACTGGACGGGGATCCTGCTGGTGGCGACGCACCCGCCCGTCGTCTGA
- a CDS encoding isoprenyl transferase codes for MREKPIRPWRGLLYRAYQKRLRRGLDRDALPHHIAMILDGNRRWARQLGLESAAHGHRAGAAKFLEFLEWCDDLDVKVTTLYLLSTDNLTGRGSAELTALIDIIGELAEDLSRHRDWRVKHVGSDAGLPPELIARLDASEERSKDNPGLHINLAVGYGGRTEIADAMRSIVQQHHLAGGTLEDLAALLTPDLIGEHLYTSGQPDPDLVIRTSGEQRISDFMLWQSAHSELYFMEALGPDLREVDFLRALRDYSSRQRRFGS; via the coding sequence GTGCGAGAGAAGCCGATCCGACCGTGGCGCGGTCTGCTCTACCGGGCGTACCAGAAGCGCCTCCGCCGCGGCCTCGACCGCGACGCGCTGCCGCACCACATCGCGATGATCCTCGACGGCAACCGCCGCTGGGCCCGCCAGCTCGGGCTCGAGTCCGCGGCCCACGGGCACCGCGCGGGAGCGGCCAAGTTCCTCGAGTTCCTCGAGTGGTGCGACGACCTCGACGTCAAGGTCACGACGCTCTACCTCCTCTCCACCGACAACCTCACGGGCCGCGGCAGCGCCGAGCTCACCGCGCTCATCGACATCATCGGCGAGCTCGCGGAGGACCTCTCGCGGCACCGCGACTGGCGCGTGAAGCACGTGGGATCCGACGCCGGCCTGCCGCCCGAGCTCATCGCCCGGCTCGACGCCTCGGAGGAGCGCTCGAAGGACAACCCGGGGCTGCACATCAACCTCGCGGTCGGCTACGGCGGGCGCACCGAGATCGCCGACGCCATGCGCAGCATCGTGCAGCAGCACCACCTCGCGGGCGGCACCCTCGAGGACCTCGCGGCCCTGCTCACCCCCGACCTCATCGGCGAGCACCTCTACACGAGCGGCCAGCCGGATCCGGACCTCGTGATCCGCACCTCGGGCGAGCAGCGCATCAGCGACTTCATGCTGTGGCAGTCGGCGCACAGCGAGCTCTACTTCATGGAGGCGCTGGGTCCCGACCTCCGCGAGGTCGACTTCCTGCGCGCGCTCCGCGACTACTCCTCGCGGCAGCGGCGCTTCGGCTCCTGA
- a CDS encoding class II fumarate hydratase, translated as MVDTSPGSDSSSADDFRIEHDTMGEVRVPRTALYAAQTQRAVENFPISGRGLEPAQIQALARIKRAAAIVNGEMGIIDDDVSAAIVSAADEVAGGSHHEHFPIDVYQTGSGTSSNMNMNEVLAALATASLGKPVHPNDHVNASQSSNDVFPTSVHVAVTGALLAELIPALEHLAESLETKAEDWKGLVKAGRTHLMDATPVTFGQEFAGYARQIRLGIERVRTALPRVAEVPLGGTATGTGINTPVGFPQKVIRVLADDTGLPVTEALDHFEAQGARDGLVDASGALRTLAVSLTKICNDIRWMGSGPNTGLGELHIPDLQPGSSIMPGKVNPVIPEAVLMVCARVIGNDATVAWAGASGLFELNVAIPVMGSSLLESIRILASSTRLLADKTVDGLRVNEEHARALAESSPSIVTPLNRIIGYEAAAKIAKHSVAQKMTVREAVVDLGYVERGEITEEQLDQGLDVLRMTAPGL; from the coding sequence GTGGTCGACACTTCCCCCGGATCCGACAGCAGCTCAGCGGACGACTTCCGCATCGAGCACGACACGATGGGCGAGGTGCGGGTCCCCCGGACCGCGCTGTACGCCGCCCAGACGCAGCGCGCCGTCGAGAACTTCCCCATCTCCGGCCGCGGCCTCGAGCCCGCGCAGATCCAGGCGCTCGCCCGCATCAAGCGCGCCGCCGCGATCGTGAACGGCGAGATGGGCATCATCGACGACGATGTGTCCGCCGCCATCGTGTCCGCCGCCGACGAGGTCGCGGGCGGATCCCACCACGAGCACTTCCCCATCGACGTGTACCAGACGGGCTCCGGCACGAGCTCGAACATGAACATGAACGAGGTCCTCGCGGCGCTCGCGACCGCGTCGCTCGGCAAGCCCGTGCACCCGAACGACCACGTCAACGCGTCGCAGTCGTCGAACGACGTCTTCCCCACCTCGGTGCACGTCGCCGTCACGGGCGCGCTCCTCGCCGAGCTGATCCCCGCGCTCGAGCACCTCGCGGAGTCGCTCGAGACGAAGGCCGAGGACTGGAAGGGGCTCGTCAAGGCGGGCCGCACGCACCTCATGGACGCGACCCCGGTCACGTTCGGCCAGGAGTTCGCCGGCTACGCGCGCCAGATCCGCCTCGGCATCGAGCGCGTGCGCACGGCGCTCCCCCGCGTCGCGGAGGTCCCGCTCGGCGGCACGGCCACCGGCACGGGCATCAACACCCCGGTCGGCTTCCCGCAGAAGGTGATCCGCGTGCTCGCGGACGACACGGGACTCCCCGTCACCGAGGCGCTCGACCACTTCGAGGCCCAGGGCGCGCGCGACGGCCTCGTCGACGCGTCCGGCGCGCTGCGCACCCTCGCGGTCAGCCTCACCAAGATCTGCAACGACATCCGCTGGATGGGCTCGGGCCCGAACACGGGCCTCGGCGAGCTGCACATCCCCGACCTGCAGCCCGGGTCGTCGATCATGCCCGGCAAGGTGAATCCGGTCATCCCCGAGGCCGTGCTCATGGTGTGCGCGCGCGTCATCGGCAACGACGCCACCGTCGCGTGGGCGGGCGCCTCGGGCCTGTTCGAGCTCAACGTCGCGATCCCCGTCATGGGCTCGTCGCTGCTCGAGTCGATCCGCATCCTCGCATCGTCCACGCGCCTGCTCGCCGACAAGACCGTCGACGGCCTGCGCGTCAACGAGGAGCACGCGCGGGCTCTCGCGGAGTCGTCGCCGTCGATCGTGACGCCGCTGAACCGCATCATCGGCTACGAGGCCGCGGCGAAGATCGCCAAGCACTCGGTCGCGCAGAAGATGACCGTGCGCGAGGCGGTGGTCGACCTCGGCTACGTCGAGCGCGGCGAGATCACCGAGGAGCAGCTCGACCAGGGCCTCGACGTGCTGCGGATGACGGCGCCCGGCCTGTAG
- a CDS encoding carbonic anhydrase, with product MTDQDEPVQRPADVWAEMVEGNARFVAGTPEHPRQDVERRAALAHVQRPVAALFGCSDSRLAAEIIFDKGLGDLFVIRNAGQIISDSVLGSLEYAVAVLGVPLIVVLGHDECGAVRAAIESAAPDAEALPPHIANLIAPIAPAVRRVAGDHVVPSEVDAGEVGRQHLRGTVTRMLEASEMISDRVAAGSLAIVGANYKLLEGTAVPDVIVGDIPR from the coding sequence ATGACCGACCAGGACGAGCCCGTGCAGAGGCCCGCGGACGTGTGGGCCGAGATGGTCGAGGGCAACGCGCGCTTCGTCGCCGGCACCCCCGAGCACCCGCGCCAGGACGTGGAGCGCCGCGCGGCGCTCGCCCACGTGCAGCGCCCGGTCGCCGCGCTGTTCGGCTGCAGCGACTCGCGCCTCGCGGCCGAGATCATCTTCGACAAGGGCCTCGGCGACCTCTTCGTGATCCGAAACGCCGGCCAGATCATCTCCGACTCCGTGCTCGGCAGCCTCGAGTACGCCGTCGCCGTGCTGGGCGTGCCGCTCATCGTGGTGCTCGGCCACGACGAGTGCGGCGCGGTGCGCGCCGCCATCGAGAGCGCCGCGCCCGACGCGGAGGCCCTGCCGCCGCACATCGCGAACCTCATCGCCCCCATCGCGCCCGCCGTCCGCCGCGTCGCGGGCGACCACGTCGTGCCCAGCGAGGTCGACGCCGGCGAGGTCGGCCGCCAGCACCTGCGCGGCACCGTGACCCGCATGTTGGAGGCATCCGAGATGATCTCCGACCGGGTCGCGGCCGGTAGCCTGGCCATCGTCGGCGCCAACTACAAGCTCCTCGAGGGCACCGCGGTGCCCGACGTCATCGTGGGCGACATCCCTCGCTAG
- a CDS encoding DUF4245 domain-containing protein: protein MAKPRTPNVVAELGRPETPEETAARKAADSRRHRAKQTFRNLLYSLLVTVATVAVIVALVPRSNTTILPDVDYGAAAAEAQGGFPQTLVVPDLPTAWKSNDAEIRPAGRDGVAVWYIGLITPSNRYIGISQGIDANPTWLDETLQSAPEVSSEEIGGLEWTLYDNSQADDPGNVVLAASAVDGDSTYAIYGTADANELRTAIDAVAAARTAPAGTTSTPAPADGTTSTTAPGEGIEG from the coding sequence GTGGCCAAGCCCCGCACCCCGAACGTCGTCGCCGAGCTCGGCCGGCCCGAGACGCCCGAGGAGACCGCCGCTCGCAAGGCCGCCGACTCCCGCCGCCACCGCGCCAAGCAGACGTTCCGCAACCTGCTCTACTCGCTCCTCGTCACGGTCGCGACCGTCGCGGTGATCGTCGCGCTCGTCCCCCGCTCGAACACCACGATCCTGCCCGACGTCGACTACGGCGCCGCGGCCGCCGAGGCGCAGGGCGGCTTCCCGCAGACGCTCGTGGTGCCCGACCTGCCGACCGCCTGGAAGAGCAACGACGCGGAGATCCGCCCGGCCGGCCGCGACGGCGTGGCCGTCTGGTACATCGGCCTCATCACGCCGAGCAACCGCTACATCGGGATCTCGCAGGGCATCGACGCGAACCCCACCTGGCTCGACGAGACCCTGCAGTCGGCCCCCGAGGTGAGCTCCGAGGAGATCGGCGGCCTCGAGTGGACCCTGTACGACAACTCGCAGGCGGACGACCCGGGCAACGTGGTCCTCGCGGCGAGCGCCGTCGACGGCGACAGCACCTACGCGATCTACGGCACCGCCGACGCGAACGAGCTCCGCACCGCCATCGACGCGGTCGCCGCGGCGCGCACCGCCCCGGCGGGCACGACGTCGACGCCGGCGCCCGCCGACGGCACCACCAGCACCACCGCACCCGGAGAGGGGATCGAGGGATGA
- a CDS encoding exodeoxyribonuclease VII small subunit, with product MPTSPADTGARLPDVSELSYEEARDALVRVVNDLEQGASTLEESIALWERGEALAARCEEWLLGAKARLDAARTTAASDAG from the coding sequence ATGCCCACCAGCCCCGCCGACACCGGCGCACGCCTGCCCGACGTCTCCGAGCTCAGCTACGAGGAGGCGCGCGACGCCCTGGTGCGCGTCGTCAACGACCTCGAGCAGGGCGCGTCCACGCTCGAGGAGTCGATCGCCCTGTGGGAGCGTGGCGAGGCCCTCGCGGCCCGCTGCGAGGAGTGGCTGCTCGGCGCCAAGGCGCGGCTCGACGCCGCCCGCACGACCGCCGCGTCCGACGCCGGCTGA
- the xseA gene encoding exodeoxyribonuclease VII large subunit produces the protein MSETRTVSMPAADAPTVDAPWPVSVLSGKIKGWIDRLGTAWVEGEITQWGGSGGNVYGKLKDLDVDATVSFTVWSSVRAKIPADLGQGARVVALVKPNYWVKGGTLTMQVLEMRHVGLGDLLERLERLRQTLRAEGLFDADRKRRLPFLPGCVGLITGKDSDAEKDVLRNAQLRWPSVRFRVVHTAVQGDRAAGEVTRAIGVLDEDPEVDVIVIARGGGDFQNLLVFSDEGLVRTAAACRTPLVSAIGHEADRPLLDDVADLRASTPTDAAKRVVPDVSEELSRVQQARARIGMRLTSQVRGEIDRIEQLRSRPVLTSTSWIVDSRAEELGRYIARSAELAGRVVERGMQQTSELSRQLRTLSPQHVLDRGYAIVQTADGSALRTPADAPDGTGLVLRLAAGALGATSTGPTDDIPSSAARLPASPARDARPASGAES, from the coding sequence ATGAGCGAGACGCGCACCGTGTCCATGCCGGCGGCGGATGCCCCGACGGTCGACGCGCCCTGGCCGGTCTCCGTCCTCTCCGGGAAGATCAAGGGCTGGATCGACCGGCTCGGCACCGCGTGGGTCGAGGGCGAGATCACCCAGTGGGGCGGATCCGGCGGCAACGTCTACGGGAAGCTCAAGGACCTCGACGTCGACGCCACCGTCAGCTTCACCGTCTGGTCGTCCGTACGGGCGAAGATCCCCGCGGACCTCGGCCAGGGCGCCCGCGTCGTCGCGCTCGTGAAGCCGAACTACTGGGTCAAGGGCGGCACGCTCACGATGCAGGTGCTGGAGATGCGCCACGTCGGCCTCGGCGACCTGCTCGAGCGGCTCGAGCGGCTGCGCCAGACGCTGCGCGCCGAGGGCCTGTTCGACGCCGACCGCAAGCGCCGCCTGCCGTTCCTCCCCGGCTGCGTCGGCCTCATCACGGGCAAGGACTCGGACGCCGAGAAGGACGTCCTCCGCAACGCGCAGCTGCGCTGGCCGAGCGTGCGGTTCCGCGTCGTGCACACCGCGGTGCAGGGCGACCGGGCCGCCGGCGAGGTCACGCGCGCCATCGGGGTGCTCGACGAGGATCCCGAGGTCGACGTCATCGTCATCGCGCGCGGCGGCGGAGACTTCCAGAACCTGCTCGTCTTCAGCGACGAGGGGCTGGTGCGCACGGCGGCCGCGTGCCGCACGCCGCTCGTCAGCGCGATCGGCCACGAGGCCGACCGGCCGCTGCTCGACGACGTCGCCGACCTCCGTGCATCCACCCCCACCGACGCCGCGAAGCGCGTCGTGCCGGACGTCTCCGAGGAGCTGTCGCGCGTGCAGCAGGCCCGCGCCCGCATCGGCATGCGCCTCACGTCGCAGGTGCGCGGGGAGATCGACCGCATCGAGCAGCTCCGGTCGCGGCCGGTCCTCACGAGCACCTCCTGGATCGTCGACTCGCGCGCCGAGGAGCTCGGCCGCTACATCGCGCGATCCGCGGAGCTCGCCGGCCGCGTCGTCGAGCGCGGGATGCAGCAGACGAGCGAGCTGTCCCGGCAGCTCCGCACGCTCTCCCCGCAGCACGTGCTCGACCGCGGCTACGCCATCGTGCAGACGGCCGACGGATCCGCCCTCCGGACCCCGGCCGACGCCCCCGACGGCACCGGCCTCGTGCTGCGGCTCGCCGCCGGCGCGCTCGGCGCCACCTCCACCGGCCCCACCGACGACATCCCGTCGTCGGCCGCGCGGCTGCCCGCCTCCCCCGCCCGGGACGCCCGGCCGGCGTCCGGCGCCGAAAGCTAG
- a CDS encoding 4-hydroxy-3-methylbut-2-enyl diphosphate reductase: MPRMPGVRNRLKDNPVAGPKKVLLAAPRGYCAGVDRAVVAVEKALERYGAPVYVRKQIVHNVHVVSTLERMGAVFVEEVDEVPEGAHVVFSAHGVSPAVVQGAADRRLQAIDATCPLVTKVHREAVRFAKADMQILLIGHEGHEEVEGTAGEAPEQTIVVNSPEHADVIEVKDPDNLVWLSQTTLSVDETMETVRRLRARFPNLQDPPSDDICYATQNRQVAIKKVAVDADLVIVIGSANSSNSVRLVEVALEYGAKASYRVDYASEVKQEWLDGVNTVGVTSGASVPEVLVQELLDDLADAGYGDVTAVVTAEEDLVFSLPKELRKDQSGNTDSRAIGGRTRA; the protein is encoded by the coding sequence ATGCCGCGGATGCCCGGCGTCCGCAACAGGCTCAAGGATAACCCGGTGGCCGGACCCAAGAAGGTCCTGCTCGCCGCTCCCCGCGGCTACTGCGCCGGCGTCGACCGCGCCGTCGTGGCGGTCGAGAAGGCGCTCGAGCGCTACGGCGCCCCCGTCTACGTGCGGAAGCAGATCGTCCACAACGTGCACGTCGTCTCGACGCTCGAGCGCATGGGCGCGGTGTTCGTGGAGGAGGTCGACGAGGTCCCCGAGGGCGCCCACGTCGTCTTCAGCGCGCACGGCGTCTCGCCGGCCGTCGTCCAGGGCGCGGCCGACCGCAGGCTCCAGGCCATCGATGCGACCTGCCCCCTCGTCACCAAGGTGCACCGCGAGGCCGTGCGCTTCGCCAAGGCCGACATGCAGATCCTCCTCATCGGCCACGAGGGCCACGAGGAGGTCGAGGGCACCGCGGGCGAGGCGCCCGAGCAGACCATCGTCGTCAACTCCCCGGAGCACGCCGACGTCATCGAGGTCAAGGACCCCGACAACCTCGTCTGGCTCTCGCAGACCACGCTCTCGGTCGACGAGACGATGGAGACGGTCCGCCGACTCCGCGCCCGCTTCCCCAACCTGCAGGACCCGCCGAGCGACGACATCTGCTACGCCACGCAGAACCGCCAGGTCGCCATCAAGAAGGTCGCCGTCGACGCCGACCTCGTGATCGTCATCGGATCCGCGAACAGCTCGAACTCCGTCCGCCTCGTCGAGGTCGCGCTCGAGTACGGCGCCAAGGCGTCCTACCGCGTCGACTACGCGTCCGAGGTCAAGCAGGAGTGGCTCGACGGCGTGAACACCGTCGGCGTCACGAGCGGCGCGTCCGTCCCCGAGGTCCTCGTGCAGGAGCTGCTCGACGACCTGGCCGACGCCGGCTACGGCGACGTCACCGCGGTCGTCACGGCCGAGGAGGACCTCGTCTTCTCCCTCCCCAAGGAGCTGCGCAAGGACCAGTCCGGCAACACGGACTCCCGCGCCATCGGCGGGCGCACCCGCGCGTGA
- a CDS encoding DUF6264 family protein, translating to MSDDDGPRRPGRPAPRYGEYASPSSSDAGGSSELSEADARIVAEAAEYRRAQAERDAPASAGRGGRKAGKAAAPQTLAEQMAEERKAARERQLAERREAERAAADGRRDSEKAASAERRGTRGAPTSPPAPGPASSDGATPGTRPERPAYLAGQERRRAPRRFDAAITVGLLAAGLFNVVGSISSNADLARSLNQSFALFGFGEYTATPQTPVVGIALNFVNVIVFVLTAWIALELVKRRRIAFWVPIAGAALAALIGVILLATLVMGDPSFVQQMPGYSGS from the coding sequence GTGAGCGACGACGACGGCCCGCGCCGTCCCGGTCGCCCGGCACCCCGGTACGGCGAGTACGCGTCGCCGTCCTCGTCGGACGCCGGCGGATCGTCGGAGCTGTCCGAGGCGGACGCGCGGATCGTCGCCGAGGCGGCTGAGTACCGCCGCGCCCAGGCCGAGCGGGACGCCCCGGCGTCCGCCGGTCGCGGCGGGAGGAAGGCCGGCAAGGCCGCCGCGCCGCAGACGCTCGCCGAGCAGATGGCCGAGGAGCGCAAGGCGGCGCGGGAGCGTCAGCTCGCCGAGCGCCGCGAGGCGGAGAGGGCCGCCGCGGACGGCCGTCGCGACTCGGAGAAGGCCGCCTCCGCCGAGCGCCGGGGCACGCGCGGTGCGCCGACCTCCCCGCCCGCCCCGGGTCCCGCATCCTCCGACGGCGCCACCCCGGGCACGCGTCCCGAGCGTCCCGCCTACCTCGCGGGGCAGGAGCGGCGCCGCGCGCCCCGACGCTTCGACGCGGCCATCACGGTCGGCCTGCTCGCCGCGGGGCTCTTCAACGTCGTCGGCAGCATCTCCTCCAACGCCGACCTCGCGCGATCGCTGAACCAGTCGTTCGCGCTCTTCGGCTTCGGGGAGTACACCGCCACCCCGCAGACGCCGGTGGTCGGCATCGCGCTCAACTTCGTCAACGTGATCGTGTTCGTGCTGACCGCCTGGATCGCGCTCGAGCTCGTGAAGCGCCGACGCATCGCGTTCTGGGTGCCGATCGCCGGTGCGGCGCTCGCGGCGCTCATCGGCGTGATCCTCCTGGCCACGTTGGTGATGGGCGACCCGTCGTTCGTCCAGCAGATGCCGGGGTACTCCGGCTCCTGA
- the fbaA gene encoding class II fructose-bisphosphate aldolase gives MPVATPEQYAEMLDRAKAGGFAYPAVNVSSSQTINAVLQGLTDAGSDGIIQVTTGGADYFSGHTVKNRAAGALAFARFATEVAKNYPITVALHTDHCPKDALDGFVIPMIEASEEEVRAGRNPIFQSHMWDGSAIPLNENLDIATDLLPRMKAINAILEVEIGVVGGEEDGVSHDTGSHLYTTLEDAISTVEALGLGDEGRYMAALTFGNVHGVYKPGGVQLRPALLKEIQDGIQSKYGTGEKPFDLVFHGGSGSSDDEIAQAVRNGVVKMNIDTDTQYAFSRSIADSVLRNYDGFLKVDGEVGDKKTYDPRAWGKTAESAMAARVVEATRQLGSHGKSQS, from the coding sequence ATGCCCGTAGCAACCCCCGAGCAGTACGCCGAGATGCTGGATCGCGCCAAGGCCGGCGGATTCGCCTACCCGGCGGTCAACGTCTCCTCGTCGCAGACCATCAACGCGGTCCTTCAGGGCCTCACCGACGCCGGATCCGACGGCATCATCCAGGTCACCACGGGCGGCGCCGACTACTTCTCCGGCCACACCGTGAAGAACCGCGCGGCCGGCGCGCTCGCGTTCGCGCGCTTCGCCACCGAGGTGGCCAAGAACTACCCGATCACCGTCGCGCTGCACACCGACCACTGCCCGAAGGACGCCCTCGACGGCTTCGTCATCCCCATGATCGAGGCCAGCGAGGAGGAGGTCCGCGCGGGCCGCAACCCCATCTTCCAGTCGCACATGTGGGACGGCTCGGCCATCCCGCTCAACGAGAACCTCGACATCGCGACGGACCTGCTCCCCCGCATGAAGGCGATCAACGCGATCCTCGAGGTCGAGATCGGCGTCGTCGGCGGCGAGGAGGACGGCGTCAGCCACGACACCGGCTCGCACCTGTACACGACCCTCGAGGACGCGATCTCCACGGTCGAGGCCCTCGGCCTCGGCGACGAGGGCCGCTACATGGCCGCGCTCACCTTCGGCAACGTGCACGGCGTGTACAAGCCCGGCGGCGTGCAGCTGCGCCCGGCGCTGCTCAAGGAGATCCAGGACGGCATCCAGTCGAAGTACGGCACCGGCGAGAAGCCCTTCGACCTCGTCTTCCACGGCGGATCCGGCTCCTCCGACGACGAGATCGCCCAGGCCGTGCGCAACGGCGTCGTGAAGATGAACATCGACACCGACACGCAGTACGCGTTCAGCCGCTCCATCGCCGACTCGGTGCTCCGCAACTACGACGGCTTCCTCAAGGTCGACGGCGAGGTCGGCGACAAGAAGACGTACGACCCCCGCGCCTGGGGCAAGACGGCGGAGTCCGCCATGGCCGCCCGCGTCGTCGAGGCCACGCGCCAGCTCGGCTCGCACGGCAAGTCGCAGAGCTAG